From the genome of Mustela lutreola isolate mMusLut2 chromosome 16, mMusLut2.pri, whole genome shotgun sequence, one region includes:
- the MYLK3 gene encoding myosin light chain kinase 3 isoform X3 yields MSGASKEGLETRGLPVSGKACLTTMDKKLNALNEKVDKLLHFQEDVTEKLQCVYQGMGHLEQGLHRLETSQILGPGGSDHTPPADSQAGWPEVLELVRAVRQEAAQHGARLEALFRMVVAVDKAIALVGAVFQNSKVVDFIMQGSVPWRKGSLADGPLENKDRVEEKGAKPKHALSTRAVQAEIRGPWEESQKANLPEGTEERLTPVNASEIGSDLPTQAEAQPGQEEGVPGPAQVPLGLLPLHTEAEAKAPGAFTESPGTGLELSAASNRVSEASTSQEALPSTDQGSSFSGPDPQPSEAGVRLTPGLPAQAKAAHGGRETPARISIHVQETDNPGEMLVTRGDSLRPTPPVEAPTAAHPGEQDPSGPTPQTPATNSEEQIPKGASKISPLQKQSSHERVKTEEEQGPGAESTTGPSGARRDRGSDAGATGWQQDKGMGAGNPEPGKDCTAGGAEAGRRSPLGAEAGSVVLDDSPAPPAPFEHRVVSVKETSTSAGYTVCQHDVLGGGRFGQVHRCTEKSTGLSLAAKIIKVKSAKDREDVKNEVNIMNQLSHVNLIQLYDAFESKNSCTLVMEYVDGGELFDRITEEKYQLTELDVILFTKQICEGVHYLHQHYILHLDLKPENILCVSQTGHQIKIIDFGLARRRKRCIFQCQHDG; encoded by the exons ATGTCCGGAGCCTCCAAGGAGGGCCTGGAGACCCGAGGGCTGCCGGTGTCAGGCAAGGCCTGCTTAACCACCATGGACAAAAAGCTTAATGCGCTAAATGAGAAGGTGGACAAACTCTTGCATTTCCAAGAAGATGTCACGGAGAAACTGCAGTGTGTGTACCAAGGAATGGGCCATCTGGAGCAAGGCCTACACCGGCTGGAGACCTCTCAGATTCTGGGTCCGGGTGGGTCTGACCATACTCCTCCAGCTGACTCACAGGCTGGGTGGCCGGAGGTCCTGGAGCTGGTGAGGGCTGTGCGGCAGGAGGCTGCCCAGCATGGCGCCAGGCTTGAAGCCCTGTTCAGGATGGTAGTGGCCGTGGACAAGGCCATAGCTTTGGTGGGGGCCGTGTTCCAGAACTCGAAGGTGGTGGATTTCATCATGCAAGGGAGTGTCCCCTGGAGGAAAGGAAGCCTGGCTGATGGCCCTTTGGAG AACAAAGATCgagtggaagagaaaggagcaaagCCAAAGCATGCGCTGAGCACCAGAGCTGTGCAAGCTGAGATCAGGGGGCCTTGGGAAG AGAGCCAGAAGGCGAACCTGCcagaggggacagaggagaggctGACCCCCGTCAATGCTTCCGAGATAGGATCTGACCTCCCCACccaagcagaggcccaaccaggGCAGGAAGAAGGAGTTCCTGGCCCAGCCCAAGTGCCCCTTGGCCTCCTGCCGCTGCACACAGAGGCCGAAGCCAAAGCTCCTGGAGCATTCACTGAGAGCCCTGGGACTGGCCTGGAATTGTCTGCAGCATCCAACAGGGTCAGTGAAGCCTCCACAAGCCAGGAAGCTTTACCCAGTACAGACCAAGGATCGTCATTCAGCGGGCCTGACCCGCAGCCCTCAGAGGCAGGCGTGAGGCTCACTCCAGGGCTGCCAGCTCAAGCCAAGGCAGCTCATGGTGGTAGAGAAACGCCTGCCAG GATCTCCATTCATGTACAGGAGACAGATAACCCTGGGGAGATGCTTGTGACAAGAGGGGACAGCCTCAGACCCACGCCGCCTGTGGAGGCTCCCACAGCTGCCCATCCAGGTGAGCAGGACCCATCTGGGCCCACGCCCCAGACCCCTGCAACCAATTCAGAAGAACAGATCCCGAAAGGAGCCAGCAAGATTTCCCCACTGCAGAAACAGAGCAGCCACGAGAGAGTAAAGACAGAGGAGGAGCAGGGGCCTGGGGCTGAGTCCACCACGGGACCAAGCGGggccaggagggacagaggaagtgaTGCTGGAGCCACAGGCTGGCAGCAGGACAAAGGCATGGGAGCAGGAAATCCTGAACCCGGGAAGGACTGCACAGCCGGAGGTGCTGAAGCAGGAAGGAGGTCGCCCCTTGGAGCTGAAGCTGGGAGTGTGGTTCTGG ATGACAGCCCAGCCCCACCAGCCCCCTTTGAACACCGGGTGGTGAGTGTCAAGGAGACCTCGACCTCGGCAGGTTACACAGTGTGTCAGCATGATGTCTTGGGAGG GGGCCGGTTTGGCCAGGTCCACAGGTGCACAGAGAAGTCCACAGGGCTCTCGCTGGCAGCCAAGATCATCAAAGTGAAGAGTGCCAAGGACCGG GAGGATGTGAAGAATGAGGTCAACATCATGAACCAGCTCAGCCATGTGAACTTGATCCAGCTCTATGATGCCTTTGAGAGCAAGAACAGCTGTACACTCGTCATGGAGTA TGTGGATGGGGGTGAACTCTTTGACCGGATCACAGAGGAGAAGTACCAGCTGACCGAACTGGATGTGATCTTGTTCACCAAGCAGATCTGTGAGGGGGTGCATTACCTTCATCAACACTACATCCTGCACCTGGACCTCAAG ccGGAGAACATACTGTGTGTCAGTCAGACAGGACATCAAATTAAGATCATTGACTTTGGGCTGGCCAGAAG GCGCAAAAGATGCATTTTTCAATGCCAACATGATGGATGA